The DNA region GACTTATATGTATATAATAGAAAGGCTTATCATTAATTTCCTATTTAGCTGCATTTTTAGACAATcaatacaagtctttcaaaacTACATTTGcaataaaatatagattaaaatacatctttagattctCCGATGATACCATCAAATTTTACAGTGTGGAATTGGTCTTTGTATTTTGCCTATGTTACTCCGTTGATTACTCTCGTATTTGGGATTTGTATTTTTCCGATTACTGCTTCTCCATTATCTCTCTTACATATGATATGAAATTCattcaatatttaatattttccatcCCAAGCTGGAAAtaccaatatgcacctcctaaTTAACTTGCGGGGTGTTAGAGGTTATTAGTTAGTCAAGAGAAGTTAATCGGTTAGTTagcttgattaattaattttagttgtttgTTACTAATAAGCTCTATAAAATGTATCAATCATTGTTTTCTATCTTCCTCGTTTTGAATCAAACTCACTTTACTGATTTACTATATAATTAGTGTACAATACTTAAAAAATGAGACTCTCACTTTGTCCACTCTCTCAATTACTCTACTATATTCTCTGATTCTCTCTTTTGTTTGTGGAACTGAGTAAACATGTATTCTCTCACTCTCCTTATCTCCATGTACAAGATTAGAGTTTCTAATCCTTCTTGAGAAAATGTGAGCAACTGATGTGGAATCAAAGTTAATTAACAAGAGGATAAAGGTTTTTTTAACTATGCATTATTAGTTacacaatttcattttctattacaGCCAAACATCGCCGAACAAAATCTTATTTCAACTGACAGTAGATCTTTATTCTGCAGTAAATATTATAGGCATCACCATATGTTTTAGTTTCTCATTGTGAAGTTCATATGAAAGGCAAAGGATGATAAGGAAAAGGAACCAAGAATAGATCATCTTTTCTTCTAACTGCGACTCCAAACTCTTCACTCATGTCCAATTCTTCACATATAATTCCACTTGGAAGCTTCCAATCAAAGTGATACAACAACATTGCAAGAGCCAGTTCAATAATTCTCGAAGCAAACGTGCTGCCCGGGCATATTCTTCTTCCAGCACCAAAAGGAATGTACTCAAAATCATTCCCTTTGTATTCAATAGTGCTATCAATGAATCTCTCAGGATAAAACCTCTCTGGTTCAGTCCAATAGTTTGGATCTCTTCCAATTGCCCAAGCATTGATTACGACCTTGCTTTTGGCTGGTATTTTGTACCCTTGTATCTCACATGTATGACCACATTCTCTTGGAAGCAAAAGAGGAATTGGAGGGTGTAACCTCAAGGTCTCTTTGACAACTTGTTTCAAATATTTGAGTTCATTGATGCAATTTTCATCAACCCTTCCCTTCATATTGAATACCTCTCTCACCTCAGCTTGTGCTTTCTTCATTACTCCTGAATTCTTCACCATTTCAGCCATTGCCCAATCTATGGTTGTTGCTGATGTCTCACCTCCAGCACCAAAAATGTCCTGAAAAATAGTTTATCAATAAGATTAAGATAGTGCAATGATATCCAAAGAGatagttaaaagaaaaagacagcCTGCATGCTGCTAGAATTATGTGGGAAATCTTTCTCTTCATGATAGATCTCATAAACAGAAAACAAGATATAAAGGGGAAAGTGTTAAACATTTAGGGCCTGTTTGatttccttctcattttttgttttgaaaactcttttttaaaataatttcatgttaTTCAGCAATCAATTTCTCATCCAATGTCGATTAAGTTTTGAAAACTGTTCCCAAAACaagtgttttaaaaattgaaaaaacagaaACAGCTAGGAAATGTTTTCTCATTAACTTCTTTTGTTTGGTGATCGTAGCTCAAAATTGAGTCATGCATCTAGAGTGGTACTGCATGCATGTGGTGAGGCATGCACTTGGTGTAAGTgtctattttctatttcttttaaacTAGAATtcgtttttcaaaataaaaatcaaacacacccttatCTTATTAATTCCACTTTCATATATAGCTAGTGTGAGCAAGATTATGTTCATAAAATGTATTTGTAGGAGGTTATGATCCATACCAGAATTATGGCCTTGATGTTGTTTCGAGTTAAGGAAAAATCCGGCTTGCTACCATCCTCATATTGTATGAGAACATCCACAAGATCTTCTGCTTCACTTTGGTTACCTTTGGCTTTTGACTTTGCCTCTTTATGCTCATTAATGATGTTTTCCATTATCTGATCAGCTTGTTGATGCAACCTCTCAATCTTAGGCCTCACACCAGTGACATGTTGAAGCCAAGTAACAGAAGGAAACAAATCTTCAATGCCAAAACCTGCAGCaagttttgatgtttttttaaccACTGATATAAATTTTTCTTGGTCTTTGCATTTCTTGCCAAAGGCAGCCCTTGAAGCAATTGTATAAATTGATGAAAGTACTGCTTGAGTGAGGTTGATGGAGGATCCTTTATGTGAATCAATCCATTTGACAAGATTGGACAGCTCTTCTTCTCTAATTGGCTGGTATGAGTTGACACGTTTTAGGCTTAAAAGCTCCAATGTGCAAATTTTTCTTAGCTGCCTCCAATAATTGCCATAAGGAGCAAAAGCTATATTTGTTGAATTGTAAGACATTATATCAATAGCTAGGACTTTAGGCCTTGTGGCAAAGTTAATGTCATGGGTTTTCATTACTTCCTTAGCACACTCAGGGGATGAAATCACAATAGTAGAAACCTCTCCAAGTTGAAGATACATCAAGGGTCCATATTTTAAGGCCATGTCTCTTAATTTTCTATGGGGTTGAGAGGATAACAGATTGTATATATTTCCTATAATAGGTAGCTTTCTAGGACCATCGggtattttaaaagttgtgtcATCAGTTTTCTTGGGTTTCCTTCCTATTTTTTGTACTATAAGGGTTAAGAAGATAAAGGAGATAAGTGCTGAAAAGTAGAGGAATAGTAGAGCCATGGAAAAGAAACAGATTTGTAATATTAGTCAGATCCTACTAGTGTCTGTTTATATAGACATTATGGACTATGTTGTAGTTaacttttccttttgttttagaCCCTTTATCATCTTCGGTTTCCCCTATATTTGGAATGTTTGTGTTTGATTTCTTCTCTATGGAAGTGTCTGtcgttttaaattttaaaaggaaaGGATTTAGCCTGACTTGTTGGTACAATTGTAGTGGTTCCGTTTAGTTCAATGAAGtcattatctttaattatttcaaattaggagaaaaatccttttacatGAATAAGGCTATAACATGAGTGCAACTATTTTATATTGGTTTTTATCCCTCTATAGACACGAAATATTGTTGGGAGTTAACAGAATAAATCCCTTCACGTGAGAACTCAAAATAGGCATTAAGTGAAAATGTGAATACATATAGAAATAAcatcaatatttaaaaacagATGGTATTTGTCGTATGAGATATCTCTTTAACATTACCTaggtatctttttctttttctttttctttttcttcactctTGAGAAAAAGATTACAACGTCagtctttcttttttaagagGCTTATTTCTTACTCAAATTCTTCTATTTATAGAAGGTAATGACTGATTTGCAAATATCAAAATCTTGTGCAATTGTGCCTACATCTTTTTAGGTTATAGTCAGACAGCTATTGaattagtaaaattttcttCAGACTTGAGAGAGAACCACCTTAATATATAATTGCTTGATCGTGATTCCCTATTaattatgaagaaatttttttaacatgtttaTATACACATTACTAATATAATTAAGCATTGTCCTTAACTATCTGCGTGTTTGGTTAAGCATTTATCTATCAATGTTTTGATCTGTGTCAAGTAGAAACTACAAATCGTAgcttttgtgatatttttttacattattaatgtgAAAATATCATGTTTTTGCATATTTAATTGATGTACAAACAATTGCAGGCTATGTTgttatcttttccttttgttttaggCCTATggtcattatcatcatcatcatcaatttcTCTCATATATTTAGAAAGCTTATTTCCATGTTTGATTTCTCTCTGGAAGTGTTTGCTATATTATAGTTTAACATTAAAGGATTTAGCCTGACCTATTGGTTCCGTTTAGTTCAATgaagtagttatctttattTCCAAAGAAGATGACAACAAGTACCTTTTCATGAAGGCAAACGAAAATGAGAGCAACAACGTTGGaagcattttattttactaatttaattgaatttttttttcccttaagtTTGATCTACATGTTAATTTGATCtccagtttttttttcaaactagttatttataaaagtaaGTAAATTTGGTTCTTCAGTATAATTTCTGCCCTAAAACCAATaaattctctttatttttttgccgagtttcTGACGTCTATgatattacattatttatatatgtgtgcgTGTGTTTATGACTCCCAAGAGCCTGTCGTTGAAGTTATGTAATTTTTACCATAGTAACAATCAAAGAAACAGATGAATGCTGTGAACATACAAACAAGTGAACAACTTTGCTTTTCCTTGAAAATCACAAAACTTACTTATAATGcgttattaatttttagtgtTTGGTTGGAGTGAACAAGAactaagaaaatgaaagaatgaaTATGAACAAGTATTAATTAGGATACAGTGATACACCTATTTTTTATGCTCCATTGACACCCTGATCTAGCACGCACCCTGTACAGTGAATAATTGAAGACAAGCATTTCCCTAAAAAGAATCTTGTCCCTTAAGAAAGTTAGGGAAAAAAATCTTTGATTGTTAAGGATGACTAGTGTAAGAGCATGCAGTCAAGCATAAAGTTATTAAATTGTTTGCAGATTGCAGAGAGAAACTAAATATGATGCATGATTAACAACCAATTGGGAAAAAATCCTTTAACCAACAAAATAAGGTACAAGTGTTCCTCatcataaatttgaaaaagGGTTTCACGGTTACAATATTTCAAGACAGTACAACAAAAATTGTCACTCAACCTATTTTAAACTCATGTTAGAATATCGCAATTTGCCATTTCTCCCTTGCACTCATGAAAGATATATCAAGagaaaatggatttttttttaaaaggcaaatattaattatcaatttattaataGAAAGGATTCCAACtcataatctattccttctCTTTCTCCCTTCAACCACCAAACCAACCATGGATATTATCACTctgtttagaaaaaaattcaaatatcagAGTTCTGTAAAAGTCACCGGACAAGAACAATCCATTCCATTCCATGTACTACAATGATATcatatgaaaatttgaatatcAATAATGtgtttttagttattttcaaaagaaatgTAGGTCTGCCTCAAATAAAGTAGAAGACCCTGCTGCCCAAGAAAAATGATCCATATTAAAATGTACCTTCACATTACAGTATCAAAATATGGGAAGATTGGACTCAAATGTTGTTGGGGCCTATGCCTCAATATTGGGCTTACAACTGGTTGAGACTTGGGTCTCTTGGACATGTGGACTTGTTGAGGGTAAAAGCTACAAGGGGGAGTTGATATTGGCCACTAGACCAATGTATTAACCTTTCCTTCCAAACCATTTTTGTATAGATATATATTAGAAACAATCTTGTTACAAGGTAAATAGCATCAATTTTGGAAGCACTTCAGGATTTTAGATGGTAATAAAATTGAGAGTTTTATCCAATACCGTTCATGTGATTTTTCACTCCATAGCATCTTGATAATTTTCATTCCTTGTATATATAATGAAGCCATCATAGGATTTAGGCACACCGATTGCAGGATTGCACTTTCATATTTTCATCCTCGTGGTTTTATCCCTTGGATGCATCtgtacacacattttcttttagTGGCAGGATAGCCACCCATGAGATACTCAGAACAACTTGCTAAAGGGACATGCAGGAAAGCCATATATGTTTgaaagagaaatatatatatatatatatatatatatatatatattatttttaattttttttggtatataaAAACTTAGGAGAGGTAACGAGGTCCCAATACTCAAAAGTCAAAATCTAAAAGAAACATCCCAGTAACTAAACACATTACCTAATTTTAACCACAAACCTGATTCTTTGGCAAAAACAAACGTGCAAAATATGGACCACTGAAAAAAAGTGATTAAGTGTTGGAAAATGACATGTATGTAATAGGCATGCAACAGACTAGGGTGGGGTGgggacaagtatattgttttccGTATTTGTTCTCTATCTTCAACAGGATAATTAATATATCTTTCAAGGACGTGGATGGGCTGGGTAGTTACATACTCATCCATGTTcctgttttaaaaatttggataATATTGGTACATGCACTGGGTCAAAAtggatatttttatcaaaattggaATGGATTCGGATAGATATTTGTTCCTAAGAAGATTCTTGATCAAGATCATTTTTAATGAAAGATATCCAtagtttgtaaaataaaataaaattaggagaGTCGCAAACAGAAATTATATCTTGCTAATTAATTACTTTAGAAGCCTTTATTTACTTCTCAGATATAAAGATGTGTTACCATTGGGGTCTTCCAAGTTACAACTGATCATACCAATTCCATAGCTTGACATTCTGACTCTAACTATTTCTAAGAAGCCCTAGCTTCAGCACCTGGCTCTGATTCATAACTTAATCTCATCCAACATGTGGATATATATGTCATTGGCTGACCAATAATGTTAACAATTTTGGACACCACAACAgcaatttttttacttcaaatcATACAACTGAGAGCCAATAATCTGTTTTGCTGCATGTTTTGATTTTGGTTTTCACCTTCACACACGGAATTTATTAGCGtgagataatttttcttaagtGTGTGCAACTCAACATGGTCACTTGGGAGCAAGTGGCATCATCTTTGGACTTTCTATACACGTTTTGTACTTCAAGTCATCAACCATGTCgtcctttaaaaataaaatacttatgcataatttgtatttttttttcaaaataccagaataataaaaatattcattataatacattaattactttatcctttttttctctctctcgctTAAGAAATAATTGCAGTGTATAACTATAAACATCAGAGTGTCATATCAATTTCGGTTAATAATCACGGCCAAAAACATCAATTAATCAGCATGAGATGGTTAAAGTTTAATTGAAAATCTTGAGTTTCAACTCTAAATATAcatatgtattaaaaatatactcAATGTATTAGATACTCAAATTTACAAGTATAATGTTTTACATTGGTTATATgcatatttaaagtaaaaaaaaaggaataaatatttatttttgtccttgGATGTATAAAACACTGACAAATTTGTccctaaaatatgaaaattttaattttaattttcaaaaatgaaaaaatatacgATTCATCTGTTAACTTATGTCTGTTATTATTAATGAAAGAGTCCACATGACATATTTATGAACTAATTTGTTAACGTTTTACACATTCGGGgatgaaaatgactatttatccaaaatataatttaatcttcatctttctctcttctttaatagttacaaatataatattacaatcaacatttaaaaaatagaacaacaaatataaattagaacaaacataataataagcataatattgattaataataaaaatacataactattaaattaatccttaaaaaaaatgagactcaACTTGATTTTGAATgagcaataaataaattatacttattaatcaatattatgcttattattatgtttgttctaacttatgtttgttttcttatttttttaagtgtttattgtgATGTTATGCTTACAACAATTAAAAAAGGGGAGaaagatgaagattaaattatattttggttaaatagttatttttgtccTTGAATGTGTAAAACGTTGACAAATTCGTTCATGTGTATGTGTCACGTACCCTCTTTTCATTAATGATAACGAACGGTTGtcgtatttttttttgaattttcatctttcggagataaatttatcaatgttttacacatttaagaatgaaaataactattttcctttaaaaatattatatttacatgAATGTAgttccaaattaaaaaatttcatattttaattttataagacgaaaaatataaaaaaattataaaaaaaatttaaatatttaattttataaagatgaaaaatatatttttattttaactaacgATTTTTTTAAGGggtataaattaattgaaacgtCCTATAAAATGAAATGGAGAAGGTACTTATGCTCTGGGCCAACTTGTTCGTCACGCTGTTAAGCGCAGCCACTACTCACTAAAGTTCGATAAAAATCAGTGCATCGTGGAatctttacaaaatttattaaccactaagaaaaggaaaggtcataattagcCTTAAAGAGTTACAAGGTTAAAGGTGCAACGCAACTTatgctaataaattaattatgattttattctccTTTCCGTTATTGATTTTGTTGGCTATTGGTTTCACATAACTTTAAAAGATGGCAACTAAGTAGACTTTCTTTATTCCCGATTCCGGTAGTGATTGATTTTCTGTATGCAAAGTGCAAATCATAAATTGAACAAAATCTTGActcttataataaattatgattttgatgTTACAAACCAAAAATAAAGCCACTTTTAGATcttcaatattttcttctttaataGTGCTAATTTGTTATCAGCTCAACATAAACAGTATAACCAGAAAATAGACATAGAGCCACTTAGGACAGGTTTAGGTAAAacaacttaattatgcaactCATTGAATAAGTGTGTTTTTCATATAAACACGtagaagaaattattaaaataagttgaaaaataatttataaatatataaaacttaattaattttttcatatatgtaATGTAGGgcattttcatattattacttaatatttttttttcaatcaagtatttgaaaaaaaaatcaattttattgtaCTAACTATCATTAGTAACTTTCTGTTAAGTGATGACATGACAAATGTTACCTAACTTATTACTAATATCTCATTGTCACGTCATTATCTTTAATGAGGTGGCACATATGTGTCATTGATTGAACGTGATGATGTGACACTTCATTTGTTACGTCATCGCTTAATAAAAGACAATTAAAGGCAGgtagtaaaataaaacgaaaaatttattcatataCGTATTTGacgaaaaatgaatttttaggtaATAACGAGAAAACGATGATTCCTTAtgtatgaaaaacttatttaatacaTAACatgaaaatcttatttaaacCACATATAATTGGTATTTTACGGTCTATGATCAATGtatacatgtaatcaatatgTTATGTCTTCGGTCACTCTTCCTCCCCACTATTCTCCGGATCCAAAATATATATCtcatcatttatgttattgaatTCTCTTTTAGCTTTGTCCAAATATTAAGTGTAAGCatcttaattctttaatttcacctttaatattatcttattaatCTAGTTCAGTTtattaaacataataaattgatacgtgagttattgtaaattttaaatagtatttttttattcctaccaataaaaaaatcttataatttaatatattttttattttgaatgaagaattatcttaaaaaaataaataggataaAGTTTCTTAAgtctatataaaagtaaattatatatatgtccatcaagttattttaattaatttttagttttttgacaagtttacaaatatttgatcaagtaaaagtgtttgagaaataattttttcttattaacatATAATATTTGCTTTTAATCATAACTTAAATTTACAAttaccattttatttttattttcaataaactaataaaatctatcatttatcattttatctaaaattaaattatttattttgataaaactcttctttatcatttgttaactaaaaaattattttttaaattaacttaaataaaaattttatacctaaaaaaaataggtcattttcatattactacctaaaaattcattttgtcaAATACCAATCTAAaactttttcaatttcattgtaCTATCTTTACTTTTCATTTGTCTGACACATCATCACTTACCAGAAGTCGAATAACGAcaggtaataaaataaaattaaaaaaattttcaagcactttgttttaaaaaaaattaatgttagacCGTAATCTGAAAACGACTTatattttagatataaaaaaacttaattatgtcAATATATAATAAACTATCTTCATAAGTTGCTTAAGACACTCTTCTAACAAAACTCAAGGATTGACGTAATGATATAAGATCTCGTTACGTTCACATGTGAAAAAACTATTGATTTAATCGGATAATTCGCATTCAATTTCTTTCATGTGCAAAATTTCCTTGAGACAACAATTATCACCAACTACGATTAATCTATGTTCCAGTAAGTTAGAATACTCGTGGTCTCTGATCTAGATTCTCTTCCAAAATACATCCTAatttagttataaataattCAATATATCACTTGCTGAACTTTAGACTACCCACAAATCCATCATATTATTGCTGAACAGAGACTTAAGGTACCATCCTAACAAAttttcaaagtagaagaaattatcattttaaacaCTCAAAACAGACATTCACACTTTTCAAAGGAAGAATCAGAGAAGCAAGCCATCCATATCACTACAAGTCTACAACAATTTTAGATTAGTACTAAATTGAATCCTCAGCAAGGATAAGCGATAGACAATGAGACCAGGAATGTAACCTAAGCAAGCTGAAATATccatatcataaattttacacAAAGGGTTGTCATCATGGCATGGCACCTTACAACAACAAAGAACTACTACATGTaactattcttttaaaaatctaaCACCATGATTCGAAGGACACCCTGTTGTCAGCAGGAGAACTTAGATTCTCTCTTACACAACAACCACCAAGCCCCCCCTCAACCAAAACAATTCCACTTAAACACAAAAACTCTAAAAACATGTTAGACAAATTAATTAGCCTCTAGATAACATAATCAGACCATGAAGTATGGTCCATGGTAAAACTAGGCATCTTATCCAATTTAATAGGGTTATCCTTCCCTCCAACCAACCTAGCAGGGTTCCCAACAGCAGTAGTTCTTGGTGGCACTTCCTTCAACACAACAGAACATGCACCAATCTTAGCTCCATCACCAATCTTAATGTTCCCCAAAATACAAGTCCCTGCACCTATCAACACCCCATCACCAATCTTAGGGTGTCTATCCCCACTAGCCTTACCAGTCCCTCCCAATGTCACATTATGCAAAATTGACACATTATTCCCAATAACTGCAGTCTCCCCCACAACAAGTCCTGTTGCATGATCCAGCAAAATCCCACGTCCAATTTTCGCACCAGGGTGAATATCCACAGCAAAAACATCAGAAACCCTATTCTGAATCAACAGTGCCAAGACCTTCCTCCCTTGGAGCCACAATTTGTGAGCAATCCTATGAGCCTGGCATGCCAAGAAACCCTTGAAATTCAACAAGCAATGCACATAACTTATGCAAGCAGGGTCCCTCTCCTTAACAGCTATCAAATCATCTTTGACAGCACCTATGATGTCATTATCATCGGCAAAAACACCCATGAAAAGGTCATAAAGGGTGCTGCTTGGAAGGCTCAAGCTGCTCaaatttgtggagaggtggttGGCCAAGGCACTCTCCAAGGATTTGTGAGACAAAATGGAACTGAAATAGTAGCTGGATAAGATTGGTTCTTGATCAACATCTAACCTTGcttcctcttgaatcttcaacCAAAGATCAACACCCTCTACAACGTCAACCTCAACATGATTCTCCACACGTGTGTCAAACTCCTCCACACGTGTGAAGGCGGTGTCGCGATTCTTGCAAATGGGCATGCAGGGAACGCGATCAGAGAAAGAGGGTCGGCAGAATTTCATGTAATTAAAGGAATGATCATCGGATTGGGACCCGTTAGGTTTCCGAGAAAGAGGGGTTGAGGCATCAACACAAGTGGCCatggagagagagaaagggtgAATTGAATACAAAGATTGAAACTTTGGGGGATGAAGAAAAATGGGTGTGAATTGGATTGgggagggagtgagaggggaaGACTTATATAAGGGGGAAGTGAGGAAGCGCCCTAGAGCCAGAACATTCATGGAAAATAGGAAAATTTTCCgggaaaaataatagtaatagatTAGAAATTGGAGAAAgggaaaaatgatttttatatgtGTTGATGgatgattgaatttgattgatgaGTTAGTGAATGAATGGGATTCGTGTTCGGAAAGGAAGGGCTGGTCCTGGTCCTGGTCTTAAGGAGGTTTAGGCCACATCTGAAACCGTAAGAAGAGAAGAGAGTGcaactttattttattgaagACATTACAACTTCTTAGATTGGGTTTTGTTTAGAAGagcaaaatagaataaataaaaaataaagagatataatttgaaagaaaaaaatagaatagaaataaaatgatatgttattttgtttgttttaagatAAATGTGTGAGAAAAAATACTATAAAGTTGTTTAGTatgaataaaatagaaattttgatgatctGGACCCACCTAAGTTAAACTTAATTCATTTTTGAATATGTTGTTATAAACAAAAGTGATGTATTTCTGTCTGCGCCACAAATTTTAGTCTCCGATACGGAAGACAACAGTAGGATTATTATCAGGGTGAGTAAACAcattaaatagattaatttttttaaaaggtcaAATGATTATGGGGTATGTGGGTTGTCCAATTACGATTTTATTgctttaaatgtaaaattatttgttgttagacatgtttaaatttcatattttaaatttattgtttaaattttcttttgttgttggaGCGAACCAATTTATTTAATCCGTGTAAGAATGCAGGAAAGACGAATCCAGTCCGTTGCCAATGCAAACGTATATGGATGAATCTTATGCAAGATGGA from Glycine soja cultivar W05 chromosome 8, ASM419377v2, whole genome shotgun sequence includes:
- the LOC114424686 gene encoding cytochrome P450 71D9-like, which codes for MALLFLYFSALISFIFLTLIVQKIGRKPKKTDDTTFKIPDGPRKLPIIGNIYNLLSSQPHRKLRDMALKYGPLMYLQLGEVSTIVISSPECAKEVMKTHDINFATRPKVLAIDIMSYNSTNIAFAPYGNYWRQLRKICTLELLSLKRVNSYQPIREEELSNLVKWIDSHKGSSINLTQAVLSSIYTIASRAAFGKKCKDQEKFISVVKKTSKLAAGFGIEDLFPSVTWLQHVTGVRPKIERLHQQADQIMENIINEHKEAKSKAKGNQSEAEDLVDVLIQYEDGSKPDFSLTRNNIKAIILDIFGAGGETSATTIDWAMAEMVKNSGVMKKAQAEVREVFNMKGRVDENCINELKYLKQVVKETLRLHPPIPLLLPRECGHTCEIQGYKIPAKSKVVINAWAIGRDPNYWTEPERFYPERFIDSTIEYKGNDFEYIPFGAGRRICPGSTFASRIIELALAMLLYHFDWKLPSGIICEELDMSEEFGVAVRRKDDLFLVPFPYHPLPFI
- the LOC114423507 gene encoding serine acetyltransferase 1, chloroplastic-like, with product MNVLALGRFLTSPLYKSSPLTPSPIQFTPIFLHPPKFQSLYSIHPFSLSMATCVDASTPLSRKPNGSQSDDHSFNYMKFCRPSFSDRVPCMPICKNRDTAFTRVEEFDTRVENHVEVDVVEGVDLWLKIQEEARLDVDQEPILSSYYFSSILSHKSLESALANHLSTNLSSLSLPSSTLYDLFMGVFADDNDIIGAVKDDLIAVKERDPACISYVHCLLNFKGFLACQAHRIAHKLWLQGRKVLALLIQNRVSDVFAVDIHPGAKIGRGILLDHATGLVVGETAVIGNNVSILHNVTLGGTGKASGDRHPKIGDGVLIGAGTCILGNIKIGDGAKIGACSVVLKEVPPRTTAVGNPARLVGGKDNPIKLDKMPSFTMDHTSWSDYVI